The Selenomonas sp. AB3002 sequence CAGGGAGGACAGGAGCATACGGCGCAAGCTGTTGCCAAAGGTGGTGCCGTAGCCACGCTCCAAAGGCTCACAGATGAACTTGCCGTAGCGGTTATCCTCACTGATCTCCGCAATTTCAATTTTCGGTTTCTCGATGTCAATCATCTTGAAGTAACCTCCTCAAATAACAATAACGCTATGCGCAAAGGCACAAAAGATCATTATTTGGAGTACAACTCGACGATAGCCTGCTCATTGACAGGAACATCAATCTCGTCACGGTTCGGGAAACGGGTGACCTTGCCGGTGAGACCAGCCTGATCAGCCTCGAGCCATGCGGGAGCAGACAGATGGTTGCTGCTCTCCTTGAGCTCCTTGAAGAAGGCGCCCTGCTGGCTCTTCTCAGACACAGCGATGACGTCGCCAACGGAAACCAGAGCGGAGGGGATATCCACGCGCTTGCCGTTCACAGTGAAGTGACCGTGGTTCACCAGCTGACGAGCCTGACGACGGGTGTTGGCGAGGCCAAGACGGAAAACCACGTTGTCAAGGCGACGCTCCAGGAGACCGAGGAGGTTCTCACCGGTAACGCCCTGCATCTTCTTTGCCTTATCATAATATCCACGGAACTGCTTCTCCAGCACACCGTAGATGAACTTTGCCTTCTGCTTCTCTTTCAGCTGGAGGCCATACTCGGACACCTTGCGGTTGGTACGGCGCGGCTGACGCTT is a genomic window containing:
- the rpsD gene encoding 30S ribosomal protein S4 — encoded protein: MAIDRVPAIKRCRALGLEPAVIGRSKESKRQPRRTNRKVSEYGLQLKEKQKAKFIYGVLEKQFRGYYDKAKKMQGVTGENLLGLLERRLDNVVFRLGLANTRRQARQLVNHGHFTVNGKRVDIPSALVSVGDVIAVSEKSQQGAFFKELKESSNHLSAPAWLEADQAGLTGKVTRFPNRDEIDVPVNEQAIVELYSK